Proteins co-encoded in one Bacillus paramycoides genomic window:
- the hfq gene encoding RNA chaperone Hfq yields MEHLQEELYKQIKEEKGIVTIFLKSGVRIVGEIVAIDKFTVLMLVDGKQQLIYKQAVSTIMK; encoded by the coding sequence ATTTACAAGAAGAGCTGTATAAACAAATAAAAGAAGAAAAAGGTATTGTTACAATTTTTTTAAAGAGTGGCGTTAGAATAGTAGGAGAAATTGTTGCGATAGACAAATTTACTGTTTTAATGTTAGTTGATGGAAAACAACAACTTATTTACAAGCAGGCTGTATCAACAATAATGAAATAA